The sequence below is a genomic window from Gouania willdenowi chromosome 12, fGouWil2.1, whole genome shotgun sequence.
tttTTTGCAGGAAACATGGTGGGAGTGGGTCAGTGCATCATCCACGGGATGACTGTGGTCATCCGAAAGAAGTTTTCTGCCTCTCGATTTTGGGACGACTGCGTCAAATACAACTGCACTGTAAGCACAATGTAGACGCCGTGTTCCTGCTTCAGATGTTTGTCCTTGCCATCCCCTTTATGTAACGTGTTGTTGGCACAGCTGAGTTAGTGAAATAACCTTTGTCGTCTTATCTCTCTCAGATTGTGCAGTACATCGGTGAGATCTGCCGTTATCTGCTCAACCAGCCGTTTCGAGACACGGAGCGACAGCATCGGGTGCGAATGGCGCTCGGCAACGGCCTGCGCCAGTCCATATGGGAGGAGTTCATGAACCGCTTCAATATCCCACAGATAGCGGAGTTTTATGGAGCCACAGAGTGCAACTGCAGCCTGGGCAACTTTGATAGCAAGGTTCAGATTTTTCACACTTTGTCACTTTGAACTCAGAAACACTCCTTAGTTAGACAATGTTTGTTTGGTGCTTTCACAGAATCCTCCTCTCAATGTTTTTATGATCTCAGCTTTAATAACTTCTGAATAATACATGCACAAATCGCTACTGTTGGATGCTAACACCCTCTCCTGCCTTAGGTTGGAGCATGTGGCTTCAGCAGTCAGATCCTTCCCTCTTTCTACCCCATCAAACTGGTCAGGGTAGATGAGGAGACCATGGAGCTCATTCGGGGCCCTGATGGAGTCTGCATACCCTGTAAACCTGGTGGGTTTTCCATTTATAGTGTTACTATAACAGGTTCACTGGTTCAGAGTGTTGAGTATATGATGCAGAATGACCAGGCAAGAAATGGGGAGCTtttcttacaaaaaaaatgattatcctgatctaagggccacattatcaacattcatgtcagcatttagaataatgacctatCAGCATTAataccatagactgtaaaaataaTGGACAGGACAATCTCCCCGGGGGagtaatgcttttatgtttagagctccccctgctgactggctgcagtataggtcataaaccctgcctcctcaatgataatggatgggatgtgggtctaaatgtaaagtaacagtaaaagtaaagtagcacataatttttttccaaacctaaactctgctgtgattattagttattatcaccctacattgtgttcaaatgttcatttttttgtgaagtttgttttaaataagttaattGAGTTTGAAAAACGGAattttacgtcatatatgatGATAATTGACAGCCGCTGATCTTGCGTCGCTCTCTtcgtgaatagcagttacgtcgtgaaggaaagccgagacgccatttaactaccgtagatatttgagttgaaataagttgtggttttgtactaacaTCTATGATCTAAACAagccgttggtagaatttccagcgggaaagatacttatgttacttatgctaaatgggcggggcatgtTATCAGGGCTCTTCCcaccggaccctactgcgcagactctggctccaagtGACATCAAATTTGCAAGTTGGCACCGCCCCTAAGTGCCGTATTTTGACTTCACGAACAtagagtgggaacagctacagtgcatgCTTACTGATTAATATaaggaagaaaaaagtgtttctttggctttctgttattttgtgttcttttgttatttagtgtttttctatcatttctatgttttgtacatttttcttcttgtttcatgtgcttttctgtcatttttgtatattcttgttgttttctgtgtttttgaagccGTTTTGCCcatatttgttgtcgttttgtagattttcatgtcattgtgtatatatttatgagtcattttatcTGTCTTTTGAGTCATGTTTACATATTTCTGTTCTAATTtcgtatatttttcagttattttgttttgtcatgtgtttttgcagtcattttgtgtttttttgtcctttttgtgtttttcctgtactttcgtctgtttctaaagtcatgTAATGTTTTCAGTGATTTATATGTAggcatcttgtgtgtttttggagtaactttgcatatttttgttgtctatttAGTGGTGTTGTTTGtgcagttgtccatgtctggaCTAAATTATTTGCCTATTTCATAAAAATacttatttgcgggtgcaaaataaaacagcgtgtgcaatttccctggtttaattctatgggacatgaacatgataaatgtttgttgtttttttacaaatgtttatatatttttttgtttagtgtatctttctgtaatgtatgttttttgttgtgtttttgtgcattttttgtataattatagttttttgttgccattgtagtgtgattctggagtcattttgtgtaattttgttcatttgttattttgtgtattttttgtataaatatttagttttgtgcatttctgttgtcattttagtgtattttttgtacaagtatttagtttagtgtattttgagtcattttcatctACATTATGAAGTGTGTAAGCCAAAATGAGATACAACATGATgcgcttttattttctaaaacaaCAAATCTGATAACTCTTTCTTCTCACTTATTATCCATCTTCTCTGCTCTAGGTGAACCCGGGCAGCTTGTTGGCAAGATTATCCAGAACGACCCCCTCCGCAGATTTGATGGCTACGTCAACCAATCAGCAACTAGCAAGAAAATTGCCCAAAGTGTTTTCAAGAAAGGAGACAGTGCCTATCTTTCAGGTTATTCCTAATCTCACACAAACAACAGGTCACACATAATAATCTGATTGACAGTGAATATAAAATTCCTTATTCATGTCCAGGTGACGTGTTGATCATGGATAAGTACGGCCACATGTACTTTAAAGATCGGACTGGGGACACTTTTCGCTGGAAAGGAGAGAACGTCTCAACCACAGAGGTGGAAGGAACGCTCAGCAGGCTGCTGGAGATGAAGGACGTTGTTGTGTATGGAGTGGAAGTTCCAGGTAATTTAATGTGTATAGATTAGCATCAATACATGAGAttacagcagtgtgtgtgtgaaataatAGTGCAGTGAGATTAATGCTTGGAAAACCAGTAAAGTCACTGGTGCTCAGTGCCAAATAGTAACGGATTataagtactcatgttactgtaattgcgtTTATgggtttttgtacttttttgagtatatttttgaatcagtaatttaactttaagtttaagtacattttaaaagaagtagagtaatttcttacatttccacactcaaccgttgagtaaattattatttgtttgttttaaaatgatcaacaaacattgtgaaacgacacaaaatgaaaaacaaaaaacaaaaattaaatgcatcacatcatagccgaccagtcagattaaacgtaatgcacaacatcaaaacagcattgaatgctggtcattttctcagtttttttttattttgaattgaattcattggtgttgtttttttttttttttttaaaagaaaagatgtGCACATTTTGACTAACCTTTTTTATTAAACAGATGccattgtggaaaataaattaagctgcaattgtgcaagatttcatctcttttttagtttatacatgagatgtttactgtattaaagggaaccgtggcaagatttattaccaacaataaatgtgtgaaGTGAAAGTAACTCTTAACGTttactagagctgggcaatatatcgtgatttaagatatatcaagttttatatttatataacttAACTTAAACTTCACCCAGAATTCTCTCCggtaagactttatttagtttaaaaatatcgagatttatatcgtatattgccattttgaggtaAAACaatgagatatgagttttggtccctatcgcccatccctaacttttactttgaggactatttaattgaactactttttacgTGTACTTGAGCATTTTATGtaggacttacttgtacttgtgtttgAGTAcgatttcaatcaagtaacagtaccgGTACttataggatatatcagtattctttacacctctacAAACCCATTAGTGTCTGAACCATATGTTTCTTATACtttgtttctgtctgtgtgcACAGGAGCAGAAGGAAAAGCTGGAATGGCTGCTATCGCTGATCCGTCTCACTCCAGTGACCTTGAGAAGTTTGTGAAGGACATGGAGAAGGCTCTTCCTCCCTACGCCAGACCAGTCTTCCTCCGTTTCCTCCCAGAAGTCGACAAAACAGGTACAAAGCTGGTGTTTTCCTTCCCTTAAaggaagtaaataaataaagacacacaccAGAGAAGATTATAAATTGAAGGTTTAGGAAATGGAATCAATGGTAAAGTGtcctttttcttcatttcaggAACGTTTAAGTTCCAGAAGACCGATCTGCGTCGAGACGGCTTCGACCCGTCGGTTGTGTCAGACAGACTCTACTTCCGGGATCCCAGCAAAGGGCGCTACGTGCAGCTGAACGGGGAATTGTATCACTCCATACTGTCAGGACAACAAAAATTGTGATGAGCTCTACACAACACGTGTCCATGTAGAAAACATACACtttgaataaaagcaaaaaaaaaggaaagaggcAATGACGTTGGTTGACCAGGATAGCAGATCATTCCTTTTTACTTCATACATCAATGCgatttaataaacacacacacatacatgcattTATTTCTATTCTAATCCCTGCACGCTACACTCCATCCATAGAGCTCCACTGTAAGTTCTCTGGCTACCTCAGTGGACACAAAGATAAATGGTAACATGAACCCACACACACTCCTGCTCAGCACACCGATCCATTCACTGCGGTCCATTAACCTGAGCAGTTTGGTGACTGATGAAGGACTAAAAGCTGCCTGACGCTTGAAAGTcgtgataaaaacaaactataagGGAAGCTAATGAAGGACGAACGCAGAGTTTTGTACGTTAATCATGTGCTACAACAGAACACTCAGCACGGACCTAAACTATTCAttggtttgttgtgttgttaatgtttgtgtgattggTTTGGTGTCACCTGAAGCCAGTAGTGACCCACCTGAAGGGAAAAACACATGGAAGAAATGCAATAATCACCCACGACACATTTTCACACAGCTTTGAGTtgacgtttttattttttgcatcaaaccaaatatatttaatttctaGTGTTGTATGTAATTTTGAGTAATGTGTATCCAAATCCACTACAGTCGCGCTGCAGCATGCAGGTTAGTGTATCGTCAAACTGCTGGTACGTCTATAACATCTCCACCAACTGGACTTGTTGTTCATACACTGAGCTGTTTTTCCTTCTATACGAtgactgatgatgatgaagaaagGGCACTGATATACAGCAAAGACTTTGTTTCTGACGTGAACCTGGTGCTAAAGAGGGCTGAAAGATCCAAAGATTCTGAAGATGGGATTGGGAACATTTGACCTGAAGGGATTGCCTTTAAATGTGTGCAGAATGAAGGGAATACACACGTTTGTTTGCAGTAGTTGTCAGAGGTCGTAGCAGCATGAATGAGCTTCATGGAGCCCAAGCAGAGCACCGTGCCTTACTGTGAGATCACATCCCTCATGCACAGGCCCCAGtccacacacacgtgcacacacactcacacacgtgcacgcacacacgacATTCCACAGGATTCCCTCTATGTATCCAATTCAGCTTCAACCTCCTGTGATGCCTATGGTTTAGGTTTCTAATCATAACCTGTCAAATAATACCAAGCTAATCCATGCTAACGGCTTCATAGTTCAATCATCTGCTTTATGTAGTTCAAACTGTAACTTAGATTGGTTTATATTTTCCTTATTTGGCGTGTCTTTAATCTTTATCCGTCTTACCATTTTCCTCACACTTTTACTTTAAGCCTTTATTGTATTTCTGCCAACAATTGGCTCTCCTTTGGGTGCTTAGCCTCCGCTATAGCCGTGTCATTTAAACAGGATTTAATAATAGTGATCAACAATCTGCTGTGATGTAGATGATGATGTCTACTGTAACATGTACACAGCGTGCATCCATCTTTTGAAACCTTGTAATTGTTCCAGCGAGATTGATTTTGTCGTCTTTCTGAATAGTAATGTGaagttgaggtttcgtttattcagacattttttcaggaaattcttTGAAACACAACACCTGAAAAACCTCGTCTGAATAAACGACTCCTCAACTTTTGATCCGTTTCTTGAAGTAACTGAGTAGACTCACTACACCCTCTTGTGGTACAAAGGTGCATTGCACAGCACACCAGGCCTAGCTTCTGCATAGTCATCATTCGCTGCTGTATCTACTTCGATCGTCCATTCCTGTCTTTGTTAGCAAGGTCCAGCAGTGTCAAATCTAAATAGTATCCGATGATGTTACTGTGTTGAACGTTTTCCTTACACATCTAAAACCTCCCACAATGAGCTGATGCTGCTGCTTGATTGATTGAAAGCCTGGCTGTAGTCAAAGGCATGTTGTCGATGACGCTTCTTTAATTTATACATTGCACTCTGACCGTCAATGATGTCCTCACCTGtggtttctctgttttttttgtttttatttaagggGAAAAATACCAACGAAACCGTTGAACGGGACTTGAGTTAATTCCCTTTTTCCTCCGTCGCGCTCTCATTTTATCCAACCGTATATATGGTTAAGAGGAGTGTGACGATGTTCTCATGAAtgtctgagaaaaaaaactcacatcTGGGTGACTGATGACGTTGATGTAAAGTGAAGCGTGGTTGCATCTGGCTGTTTTGACGCTTCTAAAACTCTGACTACCAGGGGGCGTGTGACAACAGCTGTACTGCAGAGCACTCTGAAgaccttttttttgtcatcttttcaaAATGAGTTTAGATTATTTTGAGAATTACACttgattgttttttatatatatatatatatacttgtttgatttatgttttattaatatgaCGTGTGTGGTTTGAATGAAAGACAATCCAATGGTttgtttttgctcttctttaAAGCCAAATAATGGCTTTGAGTTCAGTAGAGAAGAATGATCGTGGCCTGTTTATTTTCATCGCTCGCTATTCATATTGTGGGAAAGTAAAAGGGAgtcaaaatggaaaaattgaATCTCCAAACGACATAATTTTTCAAAGCTCTACCAACAAATAATTTGATCGATAAAGCTggtgttttaaatatttgaaaaccAAATTCTTATTGTTTATAGTCAGTTAATTTTGTGTTATTCAGTGTATCCGACCGATCAAATATGTACCTCTGATTATATTAGAACACTGACCTTTGTGGAATGGTTTATTTACCAATATTTTTGTGTGAGAAGGTGTCCGTTAAACTCAATGTGAGCataaaagaacatttaaaatcatcactgTAGTATAAATTCTGGTTCCCCTGAGTCGTCTCGTCTTTGATCAAAAGTTGTCTCTTTGCTTTTTGCACTCCTTgttctcatttttctttttttttttatttctttttttttttttttgttgtttgtgtgatatGTGTTTATGGCCATCATTTAATTCCATTTTACAGTCTGGCTGCACAGAAAGAAGCTCCTAAACTCTGCAGAGTGTAGATGGAGGTCTGTGAGGTGTGGAACACGCGCACACTGATGTTCTCTTGTCTACTGAAGGTTGTTTGTCATTGTGTTAAGAAAATGAGATAAAGACTGTGCTGTGAATGGAAAATTcttcttaataaaaaaaaaaacctatttaaaTTGTTCACCTGACTGATTATACGCTTTCCATTCCTTCATTAATGCCTATTCAGGTTTCTGTATAACATGCTAAATCAAATAGTTCCTCATTATAAATTGTCGTCCATTACTTCTTTGATGAAAAGCGAATTTAAACTAAAAGATGCTTAGTTGATCAGATGAGAGAATATAAAGCTTGAATTTGAAGCCCATGTGAAATCAATTCTCCTTTTAAACCATGGGGTGTCACACTTTAtttggctcaggggccaaacacggggccacagattttaggtggacaATAAGAACAAGAATAAGAGTAAATGATTTATACTGTACACTAaggcaggagttctcaaccttcgGGTCAAGACCACATTTGgagtcacaagacactgggagggattcaccagatgccttcaaggaactaagactatttttttgaacaatttgagtccatttattgcttgttttaaccattttttctgCAGCTATACCAaaattgccatattttaaacctattttcatcactttttcttgccatgtttgtgctcttttgaatgcatttttgcaacatcccatttctgccacttttcccatacattttcaatgtcttttctgctcATTCTTTACACTTTCATgtcattttcagtcatttataaaccttttccacctaatgtcacatatgttgacccgttattgtcacttttaaccttttttcaccatatttcatgcttctttttttgccaatttaaccacattcatgatttgtcatgcccattatttgccagtttaaactaccagtaattattcctattttttaaattacactacACCAACCTCCCTCctccatttttgccacttttactcCATAAAGGacaatttgaaccctttttactactttttctgtccatttttggccactgtaatttgaaacttttagccaatttttgtggtttttaaaattccatttcaccagtttttccactatttttagtcacttttaacccattttatttcagattaaatcaaagatttacatctttgaGATAACTTTATACTATGGcccaagaaataatacacttcctggatattattcagataaatgtggttatcacaggtTCATATGGACCATCATTGTGTTGACTTTATAGATGGGctccaaaaagctctcccctttattcccccttatagatgaccctgtctccacatgactgttcttcaatgttcatgtctgtgttcaaccaccttcaggtacattGGGGTACCCCGGTCTCtcttgaacctttattttgtgGGTTGCGGGCTGAAAGGGTTTAGAACCACTGCACTCAGGCACCCACAATATCTCTCCCTGCAGGATTTTTGCTTCAAAATtcagtttttgtgtactttagagGAACTTTGTGGTCATCTTGGAAGTTCTTTTGACATTttgcagatttaaaaaaaaaaaaaaaccccactgcAGTCATGTGTGTTAGAAAGGAAGAAAAATTGcaaacccctgcaaatattgtggcgtTTCATTCCACTTGTGACTGGAACACTCAGCCATCtacaacttatttattttataatttacacaataaatcatgttgtttcattcaa
It includes:
- the slc27a4 gene encoding long-chain fatty acid transport protein 4, whose amino-acid sequence is MLRLGCCIVLLMVLRLLVGLPWYQVLPASLIFYLGSGGWSFLQILAKTLGRDLHAAGVLLRVKMNVKRHLREKNTIPKIFAETVQRHRDKTALIFEGTGEKWTFKELDEYSNRVANFLLERGFREGDVVALFMENRSQYVGLWLGMAKIGVEAALINFNLRLDALVHCVNISNSKAVIFGSELTDAVSEVHSSMGKAVQMFCSGDWEPQRVPPGTECLDPLLVDAPSHLPRQPQRCFTDRLFYIYTSGTTGMPKAAIVVHSRYYRMAALVFYGFRMTSDDVLYDCLPLYHSAGNMVGVGQCIIHGMTVVIRKKFSASRFWDDCVKYNCTIVQYIGEICRYLLNQPFRDTERQHRVRMALGNGLRQSIWEEFMNRFNIPQIAEFYGATECNCSLGNFDSKVGACGFSSQILPSFYPIKLVRVDEETMELIRGPDGVCIPCKPGEPGQLVGKIIQNDPLRRFDGYVNQSATSKKIAQSVFKKGDSAYLSGDVLIMDKYGHMYFKDRTGDTFRWKGENVSTTEVEGTLSRLLEMKDVVVYGVEVPGAEGKAGMAAIADPSHSSDLEKFVKDMEKALPPYARPVFLRFLPEVDKTGTFKFQKTDLRRDGFDPSVVSDRLYFRDPSKGRYVQLNGELYHSILSGQQKL